From Deltaproteobacteria bacterium:
ATTCCTCAGAAAGAGGGTTTAACAGCCTTAAGTTATCTTTAACCTCGGATTCTCCGCTTATATCTGCTGCAAGCAAGGGTGAAATAAAACTATAGTTTATGACCTCACAAAAACCAATGCTGGACAAAAAGTCCCTAACCCCCTTTGTAACAACAGTCTTATTTGTCTTTACTGCTGATAATAACTGCGATGCAGGAATTGTTGTTGATATATTTTCATAGCCGTTTAATCGGGCAATCTCTTCAATCAGGTCTATTTCCATTGAGATGTCAACCCTGAAGGAAGGCACTACAACCGCAACTGCACCTTCAATCTTTTCAGATACATTAAAAGAAAAACCTAATCTCGCAAGATAATCCTCAATCTCTTTGTTATTCAGAGAAGTTCCAAGTATCCTGTTTACCCTTGCATAATGTAGGGCTATTGAATGTGATTTACTAGGCGCAGGATATTCATCAATAAATCCTCTTGCTGCTTTTCCTTTTGCAATATCTGCTATAAGTTCTGCTGCCCTATCAAGCGCCTTTGCAACACATTGTATATCAAGACCCCTTTCAAACCTGTAGGATGATTCTGTCTTTAGTTCAATGGTCTTTGATGTCTTGCGGATATTTAGCGGCGTAAAATATGCGCTTTCAAGGAGTACATCTTTTGTATCAATGGTAACACCTGTTTCTTCACCGCCTATTATGCCTGCAATAGCAACCGGTGTCTTTGCATCAGCAATCACCAAAACCCCTTCATCAAGAATTCTTTTGACGCCGTCAAGGGTTGTAATCTCCTCGCTTTTTTTTGATTTCCTTACAACTATTTTTTTATCTGAAATTTTATCGTAATCAAATGCGTGAAGAGGCTGTCCATGCTCAAGCATCACATAATTTGTTATATCAACGATATTATTTATTGGTCTTATGCCAAGGTTTATCAACCTCTTTTTTAACCAGTCGGGCGACTCCTTGACTGTAACATCTTCTATTACCCTTGCTGTATATCTATGGCAAAGGTCCGGTTCGTCTATTTCAACACTTACAAGGTCTTTTATCGGTTTATCTATCTCTCTCAACTCGCAACCCCTGCTTACTGCTTGCAGGGGCAGGCTCGCAACTCGCAACTGCTTATTTAGCGCCGCTGCCGCCTCCCTTGCTATACCGATAATGCTCAGGCAGTCAGGCCTGTTTGGTGTTACATTCACATCAAGGATAAAATCCTTTATGCCAAGCGCCTTGGTTATATCTTCGCCAAGTGTTAAATCTTTTTGCAGAAGCATTATGCCATCTGATGTATCTTTAAACCCAAGTTCTACTTCTGAACAGAGCATGCCTTC
This genomic window contains:
- a CDS encoding phenylalanine--tRNA ligase subunit beta, whose protein sequence is MKISYNWLKEYVDITVLPHELADKLTMAGLEVESIAELGKDIKGVVVAEILSKEKHPNADRLSFCKVKTDKGIHEIVCGANNMKAGDFVALALPGAALPKGIKIEKTKIRGVASEGMLCSEVELGFKDTSDGIMLLQKDLTLGEDITKALGIKDFILDVNVTPNRPDCLSIIGIAREAAAALNKQLRVASLPLQAVSRGCELREIDKPIKDLVSVEIDEPDLCHRYTARVIEDVTVKESPDWLKKRLINLGIRPINNIVDITNYVMLEHGQPLHAFDYDKISDKKIVVRKSKKSEEITTLDGVKRILDEGVLVIADAKTPVAIAGIIGGEETGVTIDTKDVLLESAYFTPLNIRKTSKTIELKTESSYRFERGLDIQCVAKALDRAAELIADIAKGKAARGFIDEYPAPSKSHSIALHYARVNRILGTSLNNKEIEDYLARLGFSFNVSEKIEGAVAVVVPSFRVDISMEIDLIEEIARLNGYENISTTIPASQLLSAVKTNKTVVTKGVRDFLSSIGFCEVINYSFISPLLAADISGESEVKDNLRLLNPLSEEWSVMRKTLVCGLLSNLRYNLNHGNDNLRLFEIGCGFIPKGSVYNEKNLAAGLISGLRMSEKSIMWDKEDADFFDIKGVIESLFSSISIQGVKFTTGNNISFLHPGKSCAISVNGADVGIMGEIHPDILERLDLKQSAYIFEIDIDSITNISGRPSAFREIPRYPSVVRDAAFIIDRAVLFAELVNAIEILNIKLIEDTGVFDVYYGESIPPDKKSIAIRLTYRSDVKTLTDEDVNMVHNNVVNEIVRRFNAEIRGI